A single window of Pseudarthrobacter defluvii DNA harbors:
- the ptsP gene encoding phosphoenolpyruvate--protein phosphotransferase produces the protein MQNFPGVGVSPGRVIGTIRQMPKPISEPPAGEQLASDTTAEEATAALKAASQAVHDELKERAAHATGDGQAVLEATALMAKDTMLIKGAAKLVARGVSAERAIWESGSSVSEMLHNLGGYMAERATDVLDVRARIVAALRGVPAPGIPASNTPFVLVAEDLAPADTATLDPNKVLALVTAGGGPQSHTAIIARSLGLPAVVAAVGVDELPDGTEVYVDGAAGLITSEPDESLRATAEAWAATASLLAEFTGTGATADGHEVPLLANVGGGKDAEAAAKLGAQGVGLFRTEFCFLERDTEPSVEEQAAAYKSVFDAFPGKKVVLRTLDAGADKPLPFLTDSTEPNPALGVRGYRTDFTTPGVLDRQLEAIALAQQQSEADVWVMAPMISTADEAARFASMCADAGIKTPGVMVEVPSAALTAEAILREVGFASLGTNDLTQYAMAADRQLGPLANLNTPWQPAVLRLVGLTVEGSRAEGHNKPVGVCGEAAADPALAVVLTGLGVSTLSMTARSLAAVAAVLKTVTLSEAQELAKLALSAPSATDARAWVREKLPVLAELGL, from the coding sequence GTGCAGAACTTCCCAGGAGTAGGCGTCAGCCCCGGCCGCGTCATCGGCACCATCCGCCAGATGCCCAAACCGATCAGCGAGCCTCCTGCCGGTGAACAGTTGGCTTCGGACACCACTGCCGAGGAAGCCACCGCAGCGCTGAAGGCAGCTTCCCAGGCCGTGCACGATGAACTGAAGGAGCGCGCCGCACACGCCACCGGTGACGGCCAGGCCGTTCTGGAAGCCACCGCCCTGATGGCCAAGGACACCATGCTGATCAAGGGCGCTGCCAAACTGGTGGCCCGTGGCGTTTCTGCCGAGCGCGCCATCTGGGAATCCGGCTCCTCCGTGTCCGAGATGCTGCACAACCTGGGCGGCTACATGGCCGAACGCGCCACCGACGTCCTGGACGTCCGCGCGCGGATCGTCGCTGCACTGCGCGGTGTGCCCGCCCCCGGCATCCCCGCCTCCAACACACCCTTCGTCCTGGTGGCAGAGGATCTGGCCCCCGCGGACACCGCGACGCTGGACCCCAACAAGGTCCTGGCCCTGGTCACCGCCGGCGGCGGCCCCCAGTCCCACACCGCCATCATCGCCCGGTCCCTCGGCCTGCCCGCCGTGGTGGCCGCCGTTGGCGTTGACGAACTCCCGGACGGCACCGAGGTGTACGTGGACGGCGCGGCCGGCCTCATCACGTCGGAGCCGGACGAGTCCCTCCGGGCAACAGCGGAAGCATGGGCGGCCACGGCGTCCCTCCTGGCTGAGTTCACCGGAACGGGCGCGACGGCGGATGGCCATGAAGTGCCGCTGCTCGCCAACGTGGGCGGCGGCAAGGACGCCGAAGCCGCTGCCAAGCTGGGCGCCCAGGGCGTGGGGCTGTTCCGTACCGAGTTCTGCTTCCTGGAACGGGATACCGAACCCAGCGTTGAGGAACAGGCCGCCGCCTACAAGAGCGTCTTCGACGCCTTCCCGGGCAAGAAGGTGGTCCTGCGGACGCTGGACGCCGGCGCCGACAAGCCGCTGCCCTTCCTGACCGACTCCACCGAGCCCAACCCGGCCCTTGGCGTCCGCGGCTACCGCACCGATTTCACCACCCCCGGCGTCCTGGACCGCCAGCTGGAGGCCATCGCCCTGGCGCAGCAGCAGTCCGAGGCCGACGTCTGGGTCATGGCCCCCATGATCTCCACGGCGGACGAAGCTGCCCGTTTCGCGTCCATGTGCGCAGACGCCGGCATCAAGACCCCCGGCGTCATGGTTGAGGTCCCGTCCGCAGCCCTCACTGCCGAAGCCATCCTCCGCGAAGTGGGCTTCGCCAGCCTTGGCACCAACGATCTGACCCAGTACGCCATGGCTGCCGACCGCCAGCTCGGCCCGCTCGCCAACCTGAACACCCCGTGGCAACCCGCGGTCCTGCGCCTCGTTGGCCTCACCGTCGAGGGATCCCGGGCAGAAGGCCACAACAAGCCCGTGGGCGTCTGTGGTGAGGCGGCCGCCGACCCCGCCCTCGCCGTCGTCCTTACCGGCCTTGGCGTCAGCACCCTGTCCATGACGGCCCGCTCACTCGCCGCCGTTGCCGCGGTCCTGAAGACTGTCACCCTGTCCGAAGCCCAGGAGCTGGCCAAGCTGGCCCTCTCCGCGCCCAGCGCCACTGATGCCCGCGCCTGGGTCCGGGAAAAGCTGCCGGTCCTGGCGGAGCTGGGCCTCTGA
- a CDS encoding TetR/AcrR family transcriptional regulator has protein sequence MSLDGQLPPKMRLLRAAAELLAKSAGAPVSTRQITQLAGVSAPTLYHHFGDKEGLFDAVVAAGFEEYVAGERDFAPSGQPLEDIRRMWDNHVQFGLNQPELYLVMFGNIRPESRPAIVADAEALMEEMLNKAAVAGQLNVQPREAARSILAANVGVTLMLIAEPATERNLELSTMTRDAMIFAVSAEPASGPAPGGTGKSSVVVAAIALNAALQASHSDQLSSSELKLFLEWLHRISTSPAG, from the coding sequence ATGAGTTTGGATGGCCAGCTTCCCCCCAAAATGCGACTGCTTCGTGCTGCCGCGGAACTGCTGGCAAAATCCGCGGGAGCTCCGGTATCCACCCGCCAGATCACCCAGCTGGCAGGGGTATCGGCTCCCACGCTGTACCACCACTTCGGTGACAAGGAAGGATTGTTCGACGCCGTCGTCGCCGCAGGGTTTGAAGAATATGTCGCGGGCGAAAGGGATTTCGCCCCCTCCGGACAGCCCCTTGAGGACATCCGGAGAATGTGGGACAACCACGTACAGTTCGGCCTGAACCAGCCCGAACTGTACCTGGTGATGTTCGGCAACATCCGCCCGGAAAGCCGGCCGGCCATCGTGGCCGACGCCGAAGCGCTGATGGAGGAGATGCTGAACAAGGCAGCGGTGGCAGGCCAGTTGAACGTCCAGCCCAGGGAAGCGGCCAGGTCCATCCTGGCGGCCAATGTGGGCGTGACGCTCATGCTGATTGCGGAGCCCGCCACCGAACGCAACCTTGAACTGTCCACCATGACCCGGGACGCCATGATCTTCGCGGTGTCCGCCGAGCCCGCAAGCGGCCCGGCCCCGGGCGGCACCGGGAAGTCCTCGGTGGTGGTGGCAGCGATCGCCCTGAACGCCGCACTCCAGGCCTCGCACTCAGACCAGCTTTCCAGCTCGGAACTCAAGCTTTTCCTCGAATGGCTGCACCGGATCTCCACCAGCCCGGCCGGTTAG
- a CDS encoding PTS mannitol transporter subunit IICBA: MATETVAKPRTSARVHVQKFGTFLSGMIMPNIGAFIAWGIITALFIEKGWLPVPQLGGFGETGGKPNIGLVGPMITYLLPLLIGYTGGKMVYDVRGGVVGAIGTMGVIVGAGIPMFIGAMIMGPLGGWTMKKIDSIWDGKIRPGFEMLVNNFSAGIWGALLALLGFYGISPLVTAFSEAAGRFVEFLVQNGLLPLTSIFIEPAKVLFLNNAINHGVLTPLGVQQSLEQGKSILFLLEANPGPGLGLLLAYTFFGRGAAKASAPGAALIQFLGGIHEIYFPYVLMRPLLILGTIAGGMTGIATLAITNSGLVAPAAPGSIFAVLAQTSRDSYFGVILSVVLAATVSFLVSSVILRTTKHSDEADLGDATARMEAMKGKKSSVASTLTGAGTAGAAGRGGVGVLAGPVRNIVFACDAGMGSSAMGASVLRNKIKAAGFPDVKVTNASIANLSDTYDVVVTHQDLTERAKPVTSSAMHYSVDNFMNSPRYDEIVELVRESNTEGAAATEGPDAGAGTPGGASASGPAMAAASDAGTTRGAHAANAPADAAPAAGANGSAEILARESVVLTGSATTRDAAIDEAGRLLLARGAVDEGYIAAMHEREESVSTYMGSFLAIPHGTNAAKDHIRKSAVSVIRYPEGIDWNGKQVKFVVGVAGINNEHLHILSSIAKVFTNKEQVARLEAATTEDEVLELFGKVNA, translated from the coding sequence ATGGCAACAGAAACAGTTGCAAAACCCCGCACCAGCGCGCGCGTGCACGTCCAAAAGTTCGGGACATTCCTGTCCGGCATGATCATGCCCAACATCGGGGCGTTCATCGCCTGGGGCATCATCACCGCCCTCTTCATTGAGAAGGGGTGGCTGCCAGTACCGCAGCTCGGTGGTTTCGGCGAGACCGGCGGGAAGCCCAACATCGGCCTGGTAGGCCCCATGATCACCTACCTCCTGCCGCTGCTGATCGGCTACACCGGCGGCAAGATGGTCTACGACGTCCGCGGCGGCGTGGTGGGGGCCATCGGCACCATGGGCGTGATCGTCGGTGCCGGCATTCCCATGTTCATCGGCGCCATGATCATGGGCCCCCTGGGCGGCTGGACCATGAAGAAGATTGACTCGATCTGGGACGGCAAGATCCGGCCCGGCTTCGAGATGCTGGTGAACAACTTCTCCGCGGGGATCTGGGGCGCACTCTTGGCCCTGCTGGGCTTCTACGGCATATCCCCGCTGGTCACCGCCTTCAGTGAAGCTGCCGGCAGGTTCGTCGAGTTCCTGGTGCAGAACGGGCTCCTGCCGCTGACCAGCATTTTCATCGAACCGGCCAAGGTCCTGTTCCTGAACAACGCCATCAACCACGGCGTCCTCACCCCGCTGGGCGTCCAGCAGTCCCTGGAGCAGGGCAAGTCCATCCTGTTCCTGCTGGAAGCCAACCCCGGTCCCGGCCTGGGCCTCCTGCTTGCGTACACATTCTTTGGACGCGGTGCCGCCAAGGCATCGGCTCCCGGCGCAGCCCTCATCCAGTTCCTCGGCGGCATCCACGAGATCTACTTCCCGTACGTCCTGATGCGCCCGCTGCTGATCCTGGGTACGATCGCGGGCGGCATGACCGGCATCGCCACCCTGGCCATCACCAACTCCGGCCTCGTGGCACCCGCCGCGCCTGGCTCCATCTTCGCCGTCCTGGCGCAGACCTCCCGCGACAGCTACTTCGGCGTGATCCTCTCCGTGGTTCTCGCCGCGACGGTCTCCTTCCTGGTGTCCTCGGTCATCCTCCGCACCACCAAGCACAGCGACGAGGCGGACCTGGGCGACGCCACCGCCCGCATGGAGGCCATGAAGGGCAAGAAGAGCTCCGTCGCCTCCACCCTCACTGGTGCCGGGACTGCCGGTGCCGCCGGCCGCGGCGGGGTGGGCGTGCTGGCCGGTCCCGTGCGCAACATCGTGTTCGCGTGCGACGCCGGCATGGGCTCCAGCGCCATGGGCGCCTCCGTGCTGCGGAACAAGATCAAGGCGGCCGGCTTCCCGGACGTCAAGGTCACCAACGCCTCCATTGCCAACCTCAGCGACACCTACGACGTGGTGGTCACCCACCAGGACCTGACCGAACGCGCCAAACCCGTCACTTCCAGCGCCATGCATTACTCGGTGGACAACTTCATGAACAGCCCCCGCTATGACGAGATTGTCGAGCTGGTCCGCGAAAGCAACACCGAGGGTGCTGCGGCAACCGAAGGACCGGACGCGGGAGCGGGCACGCCGGGCGGGGCCTCCGCATCCGGGCCTGCAATGGCGGCAGCGTCCGACGCCGGCACCACTCGCGGTGCCCACGCCGCCAACGCCCCGGCGGACGCAGCGCCCGCTGCCGGCGCCAACGGCTCGGCCGAGATCCTGGCCCGCGAGAGCGTGGTCCTGACCGGCAGTGCCACCACCCGTGACGCCGCCATTGACGAGGCCGGCCGGCTCCTGCTGGCCCGCGGCGCCGTGGACGAGGGATACATTGCCGCCATGCACGAACGCGAGGAGTCGGTGTCCACCTACATGGGCAGCTTCCTGGCCATCCCGCACGGCACCAACGCCGCCAAGGACCACATCCGCAAGTCCGCGGTGTCCGTCATCCGCTATCCGGAGGGCATCGACTGGAACGGCAAGCAGGTCAAGTTCGTGGTGGGCGTGGCAGGCATCAACAACGAGCACCTGCACATCCTGTCCTCCATCGCCAAGGTGTTCACCAATAAGGAGCAGGTGGCCCGGCTTGAGGCCGCCACCACCGAGGATGAAGTCCTGGAGCTCTTCGGAAAGGTCAACGCATAG
- a CDS encoding mannitol-1-phosphate 5-dehydrogenase — translation MKAVHFGAGNIGRGFVGLLLHDAGYEVVFADVAEELINRLKEAGSYAVHEVGENPAVRTVDNFRALNSNAQEAELVQEIATADIVTTAVGPHILKFVAPVIAKGIVAREPGLAPLQVMACENAINATDILAKEVASQPGVTAAVLDGKAVFANTAVDRIVPNQEAGQGLDVTVETFYEWVIDRTAFGDAAPVIPGATFVDDLSPYIERKLFTVNTGHASAAYLGFEAGLEKISDAMADQDVAEDVRAVLEETKQLLVARHGFSNDEQEAYVQKILVRFSNPYLPDTVNRVGRAPLRKLSRHERFIGPAAELAERGVVPEALLGAIAAALRFTDPADAEATELAGILGSASPADATAKITGLEKDHPLFNAVATLVEERQAEMASAPA, via the coding sequence GTGAAGGCAGTACATTTCGGTGCCGGCAACATCGGCCGCGGCTTCGTGGGCCTGCTCCTGCATGACGCAGGCTACGAGGTGGTGTTCGCGGATGTGGCCGAGGAACTCATCAACCGGCTCAAGGAAGCGGGCAGCTATGCCGTGCACGAGGTGGGCGAGAACCCCGCCGTGCGGACCGTGGACAACTTCCGGGCGCTGAATTCCAACGCCCAGGAAGCGGAATTGGTCCAGGAAATCGCGACGGCGGACATCGTCACCACCGCGGTGGGGCCGCACATCCTGAAGTTCGTGGCGCCCGTGATCGCCAAGGGCATCGTCGCGCGTGAGCCCGGCCTGGCGCCCCTGCAGGTCATGGCCTGCGAGAACGCCATCAACGCCACGGACATCCTGGCCAAGGAAGTGGCGTCCCAGCCCGGGGTCACCGCCGCCGTCCTCGACGGAAAGGCGGTCTTCGCCAACACGGCCGTGGACCGGATCGTGCCCAACCAGGAGGCGGGGCAGGGCCTGGATGTCACCGTGGAGACCTTCTACGAGTGGGTCATCGACCGCACCGCGTTCGGCGATGCAGCTCCGGTGATCCCCGGCGCCACCTTCGTGGACGACCTTTCGCCGTACATCGAGCGGAAGCTGTTCACGGTGAACACCGGGCATGCCTCCGCGGCGTATCTCGGGTTCGAGGCGGGCCTGGAAAAGATTTCCGATGCCATGGCGGACCAGGATGTGGCCGAGGACGTCCGGGCCGTGCTGGAGGAAACCAAGCAGCTCCTGGTGGCCAGGCACGGGTTCAGCAACGACGAACAGGAGGCCTACGTCCAGAAAATCCTGGTCCGGTTCTCCAACCCGTACCTGCCGGACACCGTGAACCGGGTGGGCCGGGCTCCGCTGCGGAAGCTCAGCCGGCACGAACGCTTCATCGGGCCGGCCGCGGAGCTGGCCGAACGCGGCGTGGTGCCCGAAGCCCTGCTGGGGGCCATCGCCGCCGCTCTTCGCTTCACCGATCCCGCAGATGCCGAGGCCACCGAGCTGGCGGGCATCCTGGGCTCGGCCAGCCCGGCCGACGCCACGGCGAAGATCACCGGGCTGGAGAAGGACCATCCGCTGTTCAACGCCGTTGCCACCCTGGTGGAGGAGCGGCAGGCAGAGATGGCCAGCGCCCCCGCCTGA
- a CDS encoding MarR family winged helix-turn-helix transcriptional regulator yields the protein MNINDDGLQELASGFREALRHSVYLVRRLDADGELSAAQLSTLKMLLGEGQRVGEIARNLGVRVPSATEQIIKLERAGLARREPDPADSRAVRVILTDEGRAAVDSANKRRNQVMAEILSTLTDQDRKALAEALPVIDKINASLQN from the coding sequence ATGAACATCAACGATGACGGCCTCCAGGAACTTGCCAGCGGTTTCCGCGAAGCCCTCCGCCACAGTGTCTACCTGGTCCGACGCCTCGACGCCGACGGTGAACTCAGCGCTGCCCAGCTCAGCACGCTCAAGATGCTGCTTGGGGAAGGCCAGCGCGTTGGCGAGATCGCCCGGAACCTCGGCGTCCGGGTGCCCAGCGCAACGGAACAGATCATCAAGCTCGAACGCGCAGGCCTGGCCCGCCGCGAACCGGACCCGGCAGACTCCCGCGCCGTCCGGGTGATCCTGACTGACGAAGGCCGGGCCGCCGTCGACTCCGCGAACAAGCGCCGCAACCAGGTGATGGCCGAAATCCTCAGCACCCTCACCGACCAGGACCGGAAAGCCCTGGCGGAAGCTCTGCCGGTCATCGACAAGATCAACGCATCCCTCCAGAACTGA
- a CDS encoding MFS transporter — protein MDGQLAESLQAPESTLQAEKASFLKQPKAVWATALAAVFAFMGIGLVDPILPAIATNLDASPSQVSLLFTSYFLVTALAMLITGFVSSRIGGKKTLLIGLAVIVVFSSLSGLSASVGELVGFRAGWGLGNALFVATALAVIVGVASGGAGTAIILYEAALGLGISLGPLLGALLGGWQWRAPFFGTAVLMAAAFIALIALLPNTPLPERKVRLRDPLLALGHKGLRTTAASGLFYNYGFFTILAFTPFILGMNAYGIGGVFFGWGVAVAIFSVFVAPPLQARFGAVKVLTGTLFLLMLDLAGLGLAAGHSVPAVVVLVIVAGALLGVNNTIYTELAMGVSDSPRPVASSGYNFVRWMGGALAPFLAAQLGEHFGPQVPFFAGAVAMVIAILIAFGGRAYLSSHEPHVV, from the coding sequence ATGGACGGCCAGCTCGCAGAATCCCTGCAGGCACCAGAATCCACCTTGCAGGCCGAGAAAGCCTCGTTCCTGAAGCAGCCGAAGGCGGTTTGGGCCACCGCCCTCGCCGCCGTGTTTGCCTTTATGGGCATCGGCCTGGTGGACCCCATCCTCCCTGCCATCGCCACCAACCTGGATGCCAGCCCCAGCCAGGTATCCCTGCTCTTCACCAGCTACTTCCTGGTTACTGCGCTCGCGATGCTGATCACGGGGTTTGTCTCCTCGCGGATCGGCGGCAAGAAGACCCTGCTGATCGGCCTGGCCGTCATTGTCGTGTTCTCCTCGCTCTCCGGCCTGTCCGCCAGCGTTGGTGAGCTGGTGGGCTTCCGCGCGGGCTGGGGGCTGGGCAATGCCCTGTTCGTGGCCACCGCGCTTGCCGTGATCGTGGGCGTGGCCAGCGGTGGCGCCGGCACCGCCATCATCCTTTATGAAGCCGCCCTGGGCCTGGGCATCTCCCTCGGCCCCCTGCTCGGTGCCCTCCTGGGCGGCTGGCAGTGGCGCGCACCGTTCTTCGGCACCGCCGTCCTGATGGCCGCCGCCTTCATCGCCCTGATCGCCCTGCTGCCCAACACGCCGCTGCCCGAACGCAAGGTGCGGCTGCGGGACCCCCTCCTGGCGCTGGGACACAAGGGACTGCGGACGACGGCGGCAAGCGGCTTGTTCTACAACTACGGCTTCTTCACCATCCTGGCTTTCACCCCGTTCATCCTGGGCATGAATGCCTATGGAATCGGTGGGGTCTTCTTCGGCTGGGGCGTGGCTGTGGCCATCTTCTCCGTTTTCGTCGCACCGCCCCTGCAGGCCCGCTTTGGTGCCGTCAAGGTACTCACCGGCACGCTGTTCCTGCTCATGCTGGACCTGGCGGGTCTGGGACTGGCGGCCGGGCACTCGGTGCCTGCCGTCGTCGTCCTGGTGATCGTTGCCGGTGCGCTGCTGGGCGTCAACAACACCATCTACACGGAACTGGCCATGGGAGTCTCCGATTCGCCCCGGCCCGTTGCATCCTCCGGCTACAACTTTGTCCGCTGGATGGGCGGCGCGCTGGCCCCGTTCCTGGCGGCGCAGCTCGGTGAACACTTTGGCCCGCAGGTTCCGTTCTTCGCCGGCGCAGTGGCCATGGTGATCGCCATCCTGATCGCCTTCGGCGGCCGGGCCTACCTGTCCTCGCACGAACCGCATGTCGTGTAA
- a CDS encoding sugar porter family MFS transporter, producing the protein MPTAQEQTKTGTPRRVIWLALAGAVGGFLFGFDSSVVNGAVDAMKDEFALSEAVTGFAVAVALLGCAAGAFLAGKVADRYGRIPAMKLGALLFLVSALGTGFAFGVWDLVFWRLVGGLGIGLASVIAPAYISEISPRQVRGRLASLQQLAITTGIFAALLSDAVLATSAGGADQRFWLGIESWRWMFLAAAVPALVYGWVAFTLPESPRFLVFQGKDNEARKIFASIAPAEDTERHIRDIQEAIEEDKIAGQKGSLRGKTFGLQAVVWVGIILSVLQQFVGINVIFYYSTTLWKAVGFQEKDSLTISVATSVTNILVTLVAIALVDRVGRRPILLTGSVGMAVSLGAMALAFSSATGSGEDISLPGAWGPVALVAANIFVISFGASWGPLVWVLLGEIFPSKIRARALGLAAAAQWVANFVITLSFPVMASASLPLTYAMYALFAAASFFFVMFKVPETNGMALEQAETLFVPKGSAKAL; encoded by the coding sequence ATGCCCACTGCACAGGAGCAGACCAAAACCGGGACGCCGCGGCGCGTGATCTGGCTGGCGCTTGCGGGGGCGGTGGGCGGATTCCTCTTCGGTTTCGATTCGTCCGTGGTCAACGGCGCCGTGGATGCCATGAAGGATGAATTCGCGCTGTCGGAGGCCGTGACCGGCTTCGCCGTGGCCGTCGCACTGCTGGGCTGCGCCGCCGGCGCCTTCCTGGCCGGCAAGGTGGCAGACCGCTACGGGCGCATCCCGGCCATGAAGCTGGGCGCCCTGTTGTTCCTGGTCAGCGCACTGGGAACCGGCTTCGCCTTCGGTGTTTGGGACCTCGTATTCTGGCGCCTGGTAGGAGGACTGGGCATCGGCCTGGCCTCCGTCATCGCCCCGGCGTACATTTCGGAAATATCGCCCCGCCAGGTCCGTGGCCGCCTGGCTTCACTCCAGCAGCTGGCCATTACCACCGGCATCTTTGCCGCCCTGCTCTCCGACGCGGTCCTGGCTACCAGCGCGGGCGGCGCGGACCAGCGGTTCTGGCTGGGCATCGAGTCGTGGCGGTGGATGTTCCTGGCCGCCGCCGTTCCTGCCCTCGTATACGGCTGGGTTGCGTTCACCCTGCCCGAATCCCCGCGGTTCCTGGTGTTCCAGGGCAAGGACAATGAGGCCCGGAAGATCTTCGCCTCCATCGCCCCCGCCGAGGACACCGAGCGGCACATCCGGGATATCCAGGAAGCCATTGAAGAGGACAAGATCGCCGGCCAGAAAGGCTCCCTCCGCGGCAAGACCTTCGGGCTGCAGGCCGTGGTGTGGGTGGGAATCATCCTGTCCGTACTGCAGCAGTTCGTGGGCATCAACGTGATCTTCTACTACTCCACCACACTGTGGAAGGCCGTGGGCTTCCAGGAGAAGGACTCGCTCACCATCTCGGTGGCCACGTCCGTCACCAACATCCTGGTGACCCTAGTGGCCATTGCCCTGGTGGACCGGGTGGGCCGCCGTCCCATCCTGCTGACCGGTTCCGTAGGCATGGCCGTTTCCCTGGGCGCGATGGCCCTGGCATTCTCGTCGGCAACGGGCAGCGGCGAGGACATCTCCCTGCCGGGCGCCTGGGGCCCCGTAGCCCTGGTGGCGGCAAACATCTTCGTCATCAGCTTCGGCGCATCCTGGGGTCCGCTGGTGTGGGTACTTCTGGGCGAGATCTTCCCCTCCAAGATCCGAGCCCGGGCCCTGGGCCTGGCCGCCGCCGCACAGTGGGTGGCCAACTTCGTGATCACCCTCAGCTTCCCGGTGATGGCCTCCGCGTCCTTGCCGCTGACCTACGCCATGTACGCCCTGTTCGCGGCGGCATCCTTCTTCTTCGTCATGTTCAAGGTGCCGGAGACCAACGGCATGGCCCTGGAGCAGGCGGAGACCCTGTTCGTGCCGAAAGGTTCGGCAAAGGCCCTGTAA